One segment of Halorubellus sp. JP-L1 DNA contains the following:
- a CDS encoding DoxX family protein, producing the protein MASIQSPKQTKNRFESTLGGITVGGQAHSLSAWFVLALRLTFGYAFLAAGLEKVLEAGWSAQGYLANVAAVNGNPLAGTFAWMAETAWFVSFVDLAVPWGELLIGIGLVVGLLVRLAAFWGAFMMAMFYFGNWSIEHGIVNSDLAYVVVFLAIAAFGAGRILGLDAYVESYEFADGRTLLEKYPRLDYVLG; encoded by the coding sequence ATGGCATCTATTCAATCCCCCAAGCAGACCAAGAACCGGTTCGAGAGCACCCTCGGCGGCATCACCGTCGGCGGCCAGGCCCACTCCCTGAGCGCGTGGTTCGTTCTCGCACTCAGGCTCACGTTCGGATACGCGTTCCTCGCGGCCGGACTCGAGAAGGTCCTCGAAGCCGGCTGGAGCGCGCAGGGCTACCTCGCGAACGTCGCCGCCGTCAACGGCAACCCCCTCGCGGGGACGTTCGCGTGGATGGCCGAGACCGCCTGGTTCGTGTCGTTCGTCGACCTCGCCGTGCCTTGGGGCGAACTCCTCATCGGCATCGGGCTCGTCGTCGGCCTCCTCGTCCGCCTCGCGGCGTTCTGGGGCGCGTTCATGATGGCGATGTTCTACTTCGGGAACTGGAGCATCGAGCACGGCATCGTCAACAGCGACCTCGCGTACGTCGTCGTCTTCCTCGCGATCGCCGCGTTCGGCGCCGGCCGCATCCTCGGCCTCGACGCGTACGTCGAGTCCTACGAGTTCGCGGACGGCCGCACGCTCCTCGAGAAGTACCCGCGTCTCGACTACGTCCTCGGCTGA
- a CDS encoding PAS domain S-box protein produces MGRQSLSIDLLETLRTFEESGVPLTTPEVAESMDLGRRTVYARLERLVEEGRLETKKVGASARVWWRPATRGESEASDWARLANSLVDDVLNDVEVGIFVLDEALDVAWVNETTERYFGLHPEEVLGRDKRRLVEERIGSVVEDTETFTDTVLESYEDNMSPERFECHVTAGEGRDERWLEHRSTPIESGEYAGGRVELYYDVTERKREERTHREFESLVEAVDEYAIFTLDTDGTVRTWNPGAERIKGFDAEEIVGQHFSRFYTDVDRAAGVPEANLAAAEAEGSVEDVGWRVRADGSRFWANVTITAIRDDDGDLQGFAKVTRDMTDRREYERELEEEKSFVESLLENQRDVIYAFDDDGEILRWNEHFRNVTGYTDVEMDEMTPTDFVPEADADRVASAIELVANGESVTFEAPLLTADGETIPYEFSATPLTDEDGSVVGFTGIGRDVSERRAKERRLRRRREELKEELDDVFRRVDDAFFAVDDDWEFVDVNDQAKVVLGREGERLVGETLWEAFPGAIDSTFYEEYHRAFETQESMTFEEYFEPLEAWFEVNAYPSETGLSVYFRDVTERRERERDLERYKSIVETVDDGIYAVDEAGEFTLVNGAYLSMTGYSEETIVGSHVSSVVDEETYEAASALESELRSGERSTATLERELTTPNGETWVGEATFSLLPTDDGYERIGVVRDVTERKRRERELEESRRQYQTFIENFPNGAVALVDEDLRYASFGGTLEGDYDVPRSELIGGFIEEALPEAVADVVVPRYEAALDGEPASFEETVDGRTYQFQFVPVRDDDGETFAAMAMSQDVTGQKARERELEWRMHQQAAVAELGQRALEYGDVDDLLADATELVADVLGVDYSKVLDLAPDQRSLSLRSGVGWDEGLVGDASVSAVEDESQAAHTLATEQPVVVEDLDAHDAISGPELLTNHGVESGISTVIGPCNDPWGVLGAHATEKREFAGHDVTFLQSVASIIANAIDRAAHEDELVRRREELGALNTLHGVVEDVTSAVIEQSTREEIETTVCERLAATDSYAFAWIGDANPASETVDVRAQSADSDYLDGLTVSVDPDDERSDGPMGRAFLTGDVQVTQEITDDPRHEPWRDAGRDAGFRSAAAIPIFHDDMTYGVIGVYSDRAFAFGEREREVLGRLGEIVGHAIAAAERKRALMSDELVELEFQLRDVLETMDVSADGDGRIAIEHTVPTGDNEFVVFGTVTPDMVGALAELTEALPHWRDLSVDEDSDPRGFEVTLTEPPVLSVVASLGGYVQSAIIEDGDYHMTIHLAPSVDVREVIDAVEAEYPTATMLRQTHIERSREDIQRLGGPLLSELTDRQRTALAAAYHSGYFEWPRDATGEDVAASLDVAAPTFHQHLRKGEQKVFESLFDSSTEPEVMQ; encoded by the coding sequence ATGGGACGGCAATCCTTGTCCATCGACCTCCTGGAGACGCTCCGGACGTTCGAGGAATCTGGGGTTCCGTTGACGACGCCGGAGGTCGCTGAAAGCATGGACCTCGGTCGTCGGACGGTGTACGCGCGACTGGAACGGCTCGTCGAGGAGGGGCGCCTCGAGACGAAGAAGGTCGGTGCGAGTGCGCGCGTCTGGTGGCGACCGGCGACGCGAGGGGAGTCGGAAGCGTCGGACTGGGCGAGGCTCGCGAACTCGCTCGTCGACGACGTCCTCAACGACGTCGAGGTCGGCATCTTCGTGCTCGACGAGGCGCTCGACGTCGCCTGGGTGAACGAGACGACCGAGCGCTACTTCGGACTGCATCCGGAGGAGGTCCTCGGCAGGGACAAGCGGCGGCTCGTCGAGGAACGAATCGGGTCGGTCGTCGAGGACACGGAGACGTTCACCGACACCGTTCTGGAGAGCTACGAGGACAACATGTCCCCCGAACGGTTCGAGTGTCACGTCACCGCCGGCGAGGGCCGCGATGAACGCTGGCTCGAACACCGAAGCACGCCGATCGAGTCCGGCGAGTACGCTGGCGGCCGCGTCGAACTCTACTACGACGTCACAGAACGCAAGCGCGAGGAACGGACGCACCGGGAGTTCGAGTCGCTCGTGGAAGCGGTCGACGAGTACGCGATCTTCACGCTCGACACCGACGGGACGGTTCGAACGTGGAATCCGGGCGCAGAGCGCATCAAGGGCTTCGACGCCGAGGAGATCGTTGGCCAGCACTTCTCGCGGTTCTACACCGACGTCGACCGGGCGGCCGGCGTTCCCGAAGCGAACCTGGCGGCCGCGGAGGCGGAGGGGTCCGTCGAGGACGTGGGCTGGCGGGTGCGCGCGGACGGCTCTCGGTTCTGGGCGAACGTCACGATCACGGCGATCCGGGACGACGACGGCGACCTCCAGGGGTTCGCGAAGGTCACGCGCGACATGACTGACCGCCGCGAGTACGAGCGCGAACTCGAGGAGGAGAAGTCGTTCGTCGAGAGTCTCCTGGAGAACCAGCGCGACGTCATCTACGCGTTCGACGACGACGGCGAAATTCTCCGCTGGAACGAGCACTTCCGGAACGTGACTGGCTACACCGACGTGGAGATGGATGAGATGACGCCGACGGACTTCGTTCCCGAGGCGGACGCCGACCGGGTCGCGAGCGCGATCGAACTGGTGGCGAACGGCGAGTCGGTGACCTTCGAGGCACCGCTACTGACGGCGGACGGTGAGACCATCCCCTACGAGTTCTCCGCGACGCCACTCACGGACGAGGACGGATCGGTCGTCGGGTTCACGGGGATCGGACGGGACGTTAGCGAGCGTCGAGCGAAGGAACGTCGACTGCGCCGGCGACGCGAGGAACTCAAGGAGGAGCTCGACGACGTGTTCCGGCGGGTCGACGACGCGTTCTTCGCTGTCGACGACGACTGGGAGTTCGTCGACGTCAACGACCAGGCGAAGGTCGTCCTGGGGCGGGAGGGAGAGCGTCTCGTCGGGGAGACGCTCTGGGAGGCGTTCCCCGGGGCGATCGATTCGACGTTCTACGAGGAGTACCATCGGGCGTTCGAGACCCAGGAGTCGATGACGTTCGAGGAGTACTTCGAACCGCTCGAGGCGTGGTTCGAGGTCAACGCGTACCCCTCCGAGACGGGACTGTCGGTGTACTTCCGGGACGTCACCGAGCGCAGGGAGCGCGAGCGAGATCTGGAACGGTACAAGTCGATCGTCGAGACAGTCGACGACGGCATCTACGCCGTCGACGAGGCCGGCGAGTTCACACTCGTGAACGGTGCCTACCTCTCGATGACGGGGTACTCGGAGGAAACGATCGTCGGCTCGCACGTCTCGTCGGTCGTCGACGAGGAGACCTACGAGGCCGCGAGTGCGCTCGAGTCCGAACTCCGGTCGGGCGAGCGCTCGACGGCGACGCTCGAGCGCGAGCTCACGACGCCGAACGGGGAGACGTGGGTGGGCGAGGCGACGTTCTCGCTGCTGCCCACCGACGACGGCTACGAGCGGATCGGCGTCGTCCGTGACGTCACCGAACGGAAGCGACGCGAGCGCGAACTCGAGGAGTCCAGGCGGCAGTACCAGACGTTCATCGAGAACTTCCCGAACGGCGCCGTCGCGCTCGTCGACGAGGACCTGCGGTACGCCTCCTTCGGCGGGACGCTGGAGGGCGACTACGACGTCCCGCGGAGTGAACTGATAGGCGGATTCATCGAGGAGGCACTCCCGGAGGCCGTGGCGGACGTCGTCGTCCCGCGCTACGAAGCCGCACTGGACGGGGAGCCCGCCAGTTTCGAGGAGACGGTCGACGGGCGAACGTACCAGTTCCAGTTCGTGCCGGTGCGCGACGACGACGGCGAGACTTTCGCTGCCATGGCGATGAGTCAGGACGTCACCGGCCAGAAGGCGCGCGAGCGCGAGCTCGAATGGCGCATGCACCAGCAGGCGGCGGTCGCGGAACTGGGCCAGCGGGCGCTCGAGTACGGCGACGTGGACGACCTGCTGGCGGACGCAACCGAGCTGGTCGCGGACGTCCTCGGCGTCGACTACTCCAAGGTCCTGGACCTCGCGCCGGACCAGCGGTCGCTCTCCCTCCGCTCGGGCGTCGGCTGGGACGAGGGACTCGTGGGCGACGCGTCGGTGTCCGCGGTCGAGGACGAGTCCCAGGCCGCACACACGCTCGCGACCGAGCAACCCGTCGTCGTCGAGGACCTGGACGCGCACGACGCCATCAGCGGCCCGGAGCTACTCACGAATCACGGCGTCGAGAGCGGCATCAGCACCGTCATCGGGCCGTGCAACGATCCCTGGGGGGTCCTCGGCGCGCACGCCACCGAGAAGCGCGAGTTCGCCGGGCACGACGTCACGTTCCTCCAGTCGGTCGCGAGCATCATCGCGAACGCGATCGACCGCGCGGCCCACGAGGACGAACTCGTCCGGCGTCGCGAGGAACTCGGGGCGCTGAACACGCTCCACGGCGTCGTCGAGGACGTCACGAGCGCCGTCATCGAGCAGTCGACGCGCGAGGAGATCGAGACCACTGTCTGCGAGCGCCTCGCCGCGACGGACTCGTACGCGTTCGCGTGGATCGGCGACGCCAACCCAGCGTCCGAGACCGTCGACGTCCGCGCGCAGTCGGCCGACAGCGACTACCTGGACGGCTTGACGGTGAGCGTCGACCCCGACGACGAACGGAGCGACGGACCGATGGGCCGTGCGTTCCTGACCGGCGACGTCCAGGTGACCCAGGAGATCACCGACGACCCACGCCACGAGCCGTGGCGGGACGCGGGCAGAGACGCCGGGTTCCGATCCGCGGCGGCCATCCCCATCTTCCACGACGACATGACCTACGGCGTCATAGGCGTCTACAGCGACCGCGCGTTCGCGTTCGGCGAGCGGGAACGCGAGGTACTCGGCCGTCTCGGGGAGATCGTCGGGCACGCCATCGCTGCCGCCGAACGCAAGCGTGCACTGATGAGCGACGAACTCGTCGAACTCGAATTCCAGTTGCGGGACGTCCTCGAGACGATGGACGTCTCGGCGGATGGAGACGGTCGCATCGCGATCGAGCACACGGTGCCGACGGGCGATAACGAGTTCGTCGTCTTCGGGACGGTGACGCCCGACATGGTCGGTGCGCTCGCGGAACTGACCGAAGCCCTCCCGCACTGGCGGGACCTCTCTGTCGACGAAGATAGCGACCCACGCGGGTTCGAGGTGACGTTGACGGAACCGCCCGTGCTGTCCGTCGTGGCGTCGCTCGGCGGGTACGTACAGTCGGCGATCATCGAGGACGGTGACTACCACATGACGATCCACCTCGCGCCGTCGGTCGACGTCCGCGAGGTGATCGACGCCGTCGAGGCGGAGTACCCGACGGCGACGATGCTCCGGCAGACCCACATCGAGCGGTCGCGCGAGGACATCCAGCGGCTCGGAGGGCCGCTGCTGTCGGAACTGACGGACAGACAGCGGACGGCGCTGGCGGCCGCGTACCACTCCGGGTACTTCGAGTGGCCGCGCGACGCCACCGGCGAGGACGTCGCCGCGTCGCTGGACGTCGCCGCGCCGACGTTCCACCAGCACCTCAGGAAGGGCGAGCAGAAGGTGTTCGAGTCGCTGTTCGATTCGTCGACGGAGCCAGAGGTGATGCAGTGA
- a CDS encoding transcriptional regulator: protein MVRDPFADEGEPDLQSVLDALDDPSCRTIVQEMEGAMTANEVSDATDIPLSTTYRKLDLLTEASILNERTEIRSDGHHTTKYVLAFDAVEIGLNEDRDFEVSISRPAGSADEQLARLWNEVRKET, encoded by the coding sequence ATGGTGCGGGACCCGTTCGCGGACGAGGGAGAGCCGGACCTCCAGTCCGTCCTGGACGCACTCGACGATCCGAGCTGTCGGACGATCGTCCAGGAGATGGAGGGTGCGATGACGGCGAACGAGGTCTCGGACGCGACCGACATCCCGCTCTCGACGACGTACCGGAAGCTCGACCTGCTGACGGAGGCGTCGATCCTGAACGAACGCACCGAGATCAGGTCCGACGGCCATCACACCACGAAGTACGTGCTCGCGTTCGACGCCGTCGAGATCGGGCTGAACGAGGACCGCGACTTCGAGGTCTCCATCTCGAGGCCCGCGGGGTCGGCGGACGAACAACTCGCACGACTCTGGAACGAGGTTCGCAAGGAAACATGA
- a CDS encoding multicopper oxidase domain-containing protein — MTDRIGAPGTGVSRREFVAATGGMGAAALAGCTAAFEAEDPTTTTENTGSRTPDLPETSPPQVVNVDEQGGQVTMKTQPARHRPHPLETMGGPVELPQVWAFQADDRDPSVPGPILRTTEGEDMEVTLDNTDGGRPHTIHFHGVSKKWEDDGVPTTTGIRVDPGEKHTYQIPANTPGTHLYHCHYQTQRHIEMGMYGIFRVDPKGYEPADTEAFLTFKETDSRLSRQMAGEDVQYDPRNRRPDVFTVNGKSAPRSFHPEDGSPVIVDQGDTVRLHLANNGYMSHPMHVHNHRFRRVEKDGGAIPEAAQHEMDVVNLAPAERHTIEFEADADPGIYLMHCHKVNHVMNGNFYPGGMLAPIVYKDAMDSDIFSQLMEYAGYEG, encoded by the coding sequence ATGACCGACCGCATCGGCGCTCCCGGAACTGGCGTATCGCGACGCGAATTCGTTGCAGCAACCGGCGGCATGGGGGCCGCCGCACTCGCGGGCTGTACGGCCGCGTTCGAGGCCGAAGACCCGACGACGACCACGGAGAACACCGGATCCCGGACTCCCGACCTCCCCGAGACCAGTCCGCCCCAGGTCGTCAACGTCGACGAACAGGGCGGCCAGGTGACGATGAAGACCCAGCCCGCGCGACACAGGCCGCACCCGCTCGAAACGATGGGTGGGCCCGTGGAACTCCCGCAGGTGTGGGCGTTCCAGGCCGACGACCGCGACCCCTCCGTCCCCGGTCCGATCCTGCGGACGACCGAGGGCGAGGACATGGAGGTGACGCTCGACAACACTGACGGCGGCCGCCCGCACACCATCCACTTCCACGGCGTCTCGAAGAAGTGGGAGGACGACGGCGTCCCGACGACCACGGGCATCCGCGTCGATCCCGGCGAGAAGCACACGTACCAGATCCCCGCGAACACGCCCGGCACGCACCTCTATCACTGCCACTACCAGACCCAGCGTCACATCGAGATGGGGATGTACGGAATCTTCCGCGTCGACCCGAAGGGCTACGAGCCCGCTGACACGGAAGCGTTCCTGACGTTCAAGGAGACCGACTCGCGGCTCTCACGGCAGATGGCCGGCGAGGACGTCCAGTACGACCCGCGGAACCGCCGCCCGGACGTCTTCACGGTCAACGGGAAGAGCGCGCCGCGGTCGTTCCACCCCGAGGACGGCAGCCCCGTGATCGTCGACCAGGGCGACACCGTCCGCCTCCACCTCGCCAACAACGGCTACATGAGTCACCCGATGCACGTCCACAACCACCGCTTCCGGCGCGTGGAGAAGGACGGCGGCGCGATCCCCGAGGCCGCCCAGCACGAGATGGACGTCGTGAACCTCGCACCCGCCGAACGGCACACGATCGAGTTCGAGGCCGACGCCGACCCCGGCATCTACCTCATGCACTGTCACAAGGTCAACCACGTGATGAACGGGAACTTCTACCCCGGCGGCATGCTCGCACCCATCGTCTACAAGGACGCGATGGACTCGGACATCTTCAGCCAGCTCATGGAGTACGCGGGCTACGAGGGCTGA
- a CDS encoding halocyanin domain-containing protein produces the protein MTPDTTNDEAKYDRRTVLRASLAAATTAAVGASPAVASQSADASLESWLDNVGNFDGIVDATGESEVTVDVGAQGNDGAYAFGPAVVRVDPGTTVTWEWTGKGGSHNVVEKDGAFESEMLGNEGDTFDHTFESEGVAPYYCGPHKAMGMKGAVVVGDLEVAVPEAGAGGGSGGSDGDGESGDGGAGGDVDYGGWFDDVGNFDGTVDATGESEVTVEVGSEANGGAYGFGPAAIRVDPGTTVVFEWTGKGGSHNVVAEDGSYESSMQGSEGETYERTFDAEGVSKYYCGPHKAMGMKGAVVVGDPGAGAGGAGGDDGGSTTGNEDLWLFGLVGGLVAALLSPFLFGAVLFGKDDVANTDDEAAKARRH, from the coding sequence ATGACCCCAGACACCACCAACGACGAAGCGAAGTACGACAGACGCACCGTCCTGAGAGCGAGCCTCGCAGCGGCCACGACCGCTGCCGTTGGCGCGAGTCCCGCCGTCGCGAGCCAGAGCGCTGACGCGTCGCTGGAGTCCTGGCTGGATAACGTCGGGAACTTCGACGGCATCGTCGACGCGACCGGCGAGAGCGAGGTCACCGTCGACGTCGGCGCACAGGGCAACGACGGCGCGTACGCGTTCGGGCCGGCCGTCGTCCGCGTCGACCCCGGAACGACCGTCACCTGGGAGTGGACCGGCAAGGGCGGGTCGCACAACGTCGTCGAGAAGGACGGCGCGTTCGAGTCCGAGATGCTCGGCAACGAAGGCGACACGTTCGATCACACGTTCGAGAGCGAGGGCGTGGCTCCCTACTACTGTGGTCCGCACAAGGCGATGGGCATGAAGGGCGCCGTCGTCGTCGGCGACCTCGAGGTCGCAGTCCCCGAGGCCGGTGCCGGCGGCGGCAGCGGCGGCAGTGATGGAGACGGCGAGAGCGGAGATGGCGGTGCTGGCGGCGACGTCGATTACGGTGGCTGGTTCGACGACGTCGGGAACTTCGACGGCACCGTCGACGCGACCGGCGAGAGCGAGGTCACCGTCGAGGTCGGCTCGGAAGCCAACGGCGGCGCGTACGGCTTCGGGCCGGCCGCGATACGCGTCGACCCGGGGACGACCGTCGTCTTCGAGTGGACCGGGAAGGGCGGGTCGCACAACGTCGTCGCGGAGGACGGCTCCTACGAGTCCTCGATGCAGGGCAGCGAGGGCGAGACCTACGAGCGAACGTTCGACGCCGAGGGCGTCTCGAAGTACTACTGCGGCCCGCACAAGGCGATGGGCATGAAGGGCGCCGTCGTCGTCGGCGACCCCGGCGCTGGTGCAGGCGGTGCGGGTGGCGACGACGGTGGATCGACCACCGGCAACGAAGACCTCTGGCTGTTCGGTCTCGTCGGCGGCCTCGTCGCCGCACTGCTCTCCCCCTTCCTCTTCGGAGCCGTCCTTTTCGGGAAGGACGACGTGGCCAACACCGACGACGAGGCGGCGAAGGCACGGCGGCACTGA
- a CDS encoding orc1/cdc6 family replication initiation protein — protein sequence MALFERDTNIYTDRDALREDYQPEELVGRSDELDTYQAALQPVINGEQPDNIFLYGKTGVGKTAATRYLLSHLREDAAQFDDIELTVAMLNCDGLTSSYQVATRLVNEFRDETNQISTTGYPRASVYEMLWNELETAAGTILVVLDEVDHLEDDSILYQLPRARANGNLETAKIGIIGISNDFSFRDDLSPKVRSSLCEQEIHFPAYDANDLRQILSQRANVAFHDGVLADEVIPLCAAYGAKDAGDARQSLDLLMSAGDMAREGGAETVTADHVEAGRDELERGRIQEGIGGLTEHGHLVLYALVTLDLEGDTPVRSRDVRPRYTRFAELANRDPLVPRRMRDHLSELAMLGIISVTERNEGRRGGTYREYALDLDPALVLSALEETVESVGIHDSVMDFVDIDPGAVSTDDNATLTEY from the coding sequence ATGGCGCTGTTCGAGCGAGATACGAACATCTACACCGACCGGGACGCCCTCCGCGAGGACTACCAGCCCGAGGAACTGGTTGGTCGCAGCGACGAACTCGACACGTACCAGGCTGCCCTCCAGCCCGTGATCAACGGCGAGCAGCCGGACAACATCTTCCTCTACGGGAAGACCGGCGTCGGGAAGACGGCGGCGACCCGGTACCTCCTCTCGCACCTCCGCGAGGACGCGGCGCAGTTCGACGACATCGAGCTCACCGTCGCGATGCTGAACTGCGACGGCCTCACGTCCTCGTACCAGGTCGCGACCAGACTCGTGAACGAGTTCCGCGACGAGACCAACCAGATCTCCACGACCGGGTATCCGCGAGCGTCCGTCTACGAGATGCTCTGGAACGAACTCGAGACCGCAGCGGGCACGATCCTCGTCGTCCTCGACGAGGTCGACCACCTCGAGGACGACTCCATCCTCTACCAGCTCCCGCGTGCTCGCGCGAACGGTAACCTGGAGACGGCGAAGATCGGGATCATCGGGATCTCGAACGACTTCTCGTTCCGCGACGACCTGTCGCCGAAGGTCCGGTCGTCGCTGTGCGAGCAAGAGATCCACTTTCCCGCGTACGACGCGAACGATCTCCGACAGATCCTCTCGCAGCGTGCGAACGTCGCGTTCCACGACGGCGTGCTCGCTGACGAGGTCATCCCGCTCTGTGCGGCGTACGGTGCGAAGGACGCGGGGGACGCTCGCCAGAGTCTCGACCTCCTGATGAGCGCGGGCGACATGGCTCGGGAAGGCGGTGCGGAGACCGTCACCGCGGATCACGTCGAGGCGGGTCGGGACGAGCTCGAGCGGGGCCGCATCCAGGAAGGCATCGGTGGGCTGACCGAGCACGGCCACCTCGTGCTGTACGCGCTCGTCACGCTCGACCTCGAGGGCGACACGCCGGTTCGGTCGCGGGACGTCCGGCCGCGGTACACGCGGTTCGCGGAACTGGCGAACCGCGACCCGCTCGTGCCGCGACGGATGCGCGATCACCTCAGTGAGCTCGCGATGCTCGGGATCATCAGCGTCACTGAACGAAACGAGGGCCGTCGTGGCGGCACGTACCGCGAGTACGCGCTCGACCTCGACCCCGCACTCGTCCTGTCCGCGCTCGAGGAAACCGTCGAGTCCGTCGGCATCCACGATTCCGTCATGGACTTCGTCGACATCGACCCCGGCGCGGTCTCGACCGACGACAACGCGACGCTCACCGAGTACTGA
- the ilvA gene encoding threonine ammonia-lyase: MPSVSLQDIEAARARVRDTDIVEETPIEYSRSLSERANADVHLKMEHMQRTGSFKTRGAHNKVAQLAEDDEFDARVVAASAGNHAQGVALAATTNDIESTIVMPETAPQAKIDATRGYGADVELVGKTFQEAVAHARDLEDEHGWEFVHAYDDPAIVAGQGTLGLELFEQFRDVDTVVAPIGGGGLISGVATAIKERDPSVRIVGVQADEAATVPDSLKKGEPVGNEDPQTIADGIATGGICELTYEHIEAYVDEVVTVSDDLIAQAILLLLERAKQLVEGAGAASTAALLSEDLDVAGETVVPLLCGGNIDVSALQGVLTHAQAARHQLLHLRVRIRDRPGKMADVSRVLADQGANIRSVRHERAVDDLDVGDAYLLFRVEAAGREHADQLLAGIRDAGYDVERLAHPE, from the coding sequence ATGCCAAGCGTCTCGCTGCAGGACATCGAGGCGGCGCGCGCACGCGTCCGCGACACCGACATCGTCGAGGAGACGCCGATCGAGTACTCGCGGTCGTTGAGCGAGCGCGCGAACGCGGACGTCCACCTGAAGATGGAGCACATGCAACGGACGGGATCGTTCAAGACCAGGGGCGCGCACAACAAGGTCGCTCAGCTCGCCGAGGACGACGAGTTCGACGCCCGGGTCGTGGCCGCGAGCGCGGGCAATCACGCGCAGGGGGTGGCGTTGGCGGCGACGACGAACGACATCGAGTCGACGATCGTGATGCCGGAGACGGCGCCGCAGGCGAAGATCGACGCGACGCGGGGGTACGGCGCGGACGTCGAGCTGGTCGGGAAGACGTTCCAGGAGGCCGTCGCGCACGCGAGGGACCTGGAGGACGAGCACGGCTGGGAGTTCGTGCACGCGTACGACGACCCGGCGATCGTCGCGGGGCAGGGGACGCTCGGGCTGGAGTTGTTCGAGCAGTTCCGGGACGTGGACACGGTCGTGGCGCCGATCGGTGGTGGCGGCCTCATCTCGGGGGTTGCGACGGCGATCAAGGAGCGCGATCCGAGCGTGCGCATCGTGGGCGTGCAGGCCGACGAGGCGGCGACGGTCCCGGATAGCCTCAAGAAGGGGGAGCCGGTGGGGAACGAGGACCCGCAGACGATTGCGGACGGGATCGCGACCGGCGGGATCTGCGAGTTGACGTACGAGCACATCGAGGCGTACGTCGACGAGGTGGTGACGGTGAGCGACGACCTGATCGCGCAAGCGATCCTCCTGTTGTTGGAGCGCGCGAAGCAACTCGTGGAGGGTGCGGGTGCGGCGAGTACGGCCGCGTTGCTCTCGGAGGACCTGGACGTGGCGGGGGAGACGGTGGTGCCGTTGCTCTGCGGTGGGAACATCGACGTGTCCGCGCTCCAGGGCGTGTTGACGCACGCGCAGGCGGCGCGGCACCAGCTCCTGCACCTCCGCGTGCGGATCCGGGATCGCCCGGGGAAGATGGCGGACGTGTCTCGCGTGCTCGCGGACCAGGGTGCGAACATCCGGTCGGTGCGCCACGAGCGCGCGGTCGACGACCTCGACGTCGGTGACGCCTACCTCCTGTTCCGTGTGGAGGCGGCTGGCCGCGAGCACGCCGACCAGTTGCTCGCCGGGATCCGCGACGCGGGCTACGACGTCGAGCGCCTCGCGCACCCGGAGTGA
- a CDS encoding universal stress protein — MHRVLLPVHLNVERALSQANFVAGLADEGATVEADVLFVFTGEERSPDTPDEMKRFDSPTRIDAVRRVMEVLDDAGVDYHVRENSGEVAQDIIDDADEIDADQIVIGGRKRSPAGKLLFGSVSQEVLLNTDRPVTVTTAESE; from the coding sequence ATGCATCGCGTACTCCTTCCAGTCCACTTGAACGTCGAACGAGCACTCAGCCAGGCGAACTTCGTCGCGGGCCTCGCGGACGAGGGCGCGACCGTCGAGGCGGACGTCCTGTTCGTGTTCACGGGCGAAGAGCGGTCGCCGGACACGCCCGACGAGATGAAGCGCTTCGATTCGCCGACGCGGATCGACGCCGTGCGGCGCGTGATGGAGGTCCTCGACGACGCGGGCGTCGACTACCACGTTCGGGAGAACAGTGGCGAGGTCGCGCAGGACATCATCGACGACGCCGACGAGATCGACGCGGACCAGATCGTGATCGGCGGCCGGAAGCGCTCGCCGGCGGGGAAGCTCCTGTTCGGCAGTGTCTCGCAGGAGGTCCTCCTGAACACGGACCGGCCCGTGACGGTGACGACCGCCGAGAGCGAGTAA